One segment of Candidatus Nitrospira nitrosa DNA contains the following:
- the rlmB gene encoding 23S rRNA (guanosine(2251)-2'-O)-methyltransferase RlmB, which translates to MAPAAGSANPEELLYGLHAVREALKAGNRQLQRILVLRVDKQFTDLVHLARSRRIPVHIQPLASLDRLVPNGKHQGIVAFTAAKAYGTQEEILDRAAQRQEPPLLVILDGVEDPHNLGAILRTAEGAGVHGVFIPERRAAGLTSVVAKASAGAIDHIPVARVTNLSRLMDSLKAAGVWIYGVTPSAQKIYTDIDYRGPVGFVLGAEGTGIRSGVVQHCDECVRIPLRGQVQSLNVSASAAIVLYEVLRQREQANHAAGSSTDSERPSLDSGL; encoded by the coding sequence ATGGCACCAGCCGCTGGAAGCGCTAATCCTGAAGAGCTTCTGTATGGGCTCCATGCGGTACGTGAAGCGCTGAAGGCTGGTAACAGACAGCTTCAGCGAATCCTGGTTCTCCGTGTCGACAAACAGTTCACTGATCTTGTCCACTTAGCCCGATCTCGCCGGATCCCCGTTCATATTCAGCCCCTCGCTTCCCTCGACCGGCTAGTTCCCAATGGCAAGCACCAAGGCATCGTCGCCTTTACTGCGGCAAAAGCCTATGGGACTCAAGAGGAAATTCTGGATCGTGCAGCCCAACGACAGGAGCCTCCCTTATTGGTGATCCTCGATGGGGTCGAAGACCCGCACAATCTGGGGGCTATTCTTCGGACGGCGGAGGGGGCTGGTGTGCATGGTGTCTTTATCCCGGAGCGAAGGGCGGCGGGACTGACTTCCGTGGTTGCGAAAGCCTCGGCTGGCGCTATTGACCATATCCCAGTCGCGCGTGTGACAAACCTGAGCAGGCTGATGGATTCCCTCAAAGCAGCCGGGGTATGGATCTACGGCGTGACGCCCTCGGCTCAGAAAATATATACCGACATTGACTATCGAGGACCAGTCGGATTCGTTCTCGGGGCCGAGGGGACTGGAATTCGATCAGGCGTGGTCCAGCACTGTGACGAGTGTGTTCGTATCCCGCTCCGGGGCCAAGTCCAATCCCTCAATGTGTCAGCTTCTGCGGCAATCGTCTTGTACGAGGTCCTGCGACAACGGGAGCAGGCCAACCACGCGGCAGGCAGTTCAACGGACTCGGAGCGACCCTCCCTGGATAGCGGTCTTTAG
- a CDS encoding prepilin peptidase — protein MHDSHNVLLLLFSGFFGAIVGSFLNVCIYRLPRHQSVAWPGSHCPTCSHAIAWYDNIPILSYVALAGRCRQCAVRIPLQYPAVEILNGLGYVGILWFFGLTWTTVVYWGLYSSLLVVAGTDLSHKIIPNAITFPGIVLGLISAGTILPLGLVNGIIGLFVGGGILWLLAWASPYLFGKEGMGGGDIKLLAMIGAFMGWKPAVMTIMLGSFLGSVVGVTLIASKIIRREDYIPFGPFLVCGALVSLFFGQSLLDWYQSLLAG, from the coding sequence ATGCATGACAGTCACAACGTTTTGCTGCTGCTATTTAGTGGTTTCTTTGGGGCTATCGTTGGAAGTTTTCTCAATGTCTGCATTTATCGATTGCCGCGACACCAATCAGTAGCCTGGCCCGGGTCGCATTGTCCCACCTGCTCTCATGCCATTGCGTGGTACGACAATATCCCGATCCTGAGTTATGTGGCATTGGCCGGACGGTGCCGACAGTGCGCAGTACGCATTCCGTTGCAATACCCAGCGGTAGAAATACTAAACGGGCTCGGTTATGTGGGTATTCTATGGTTTTTTGGACTCACCTGGACCACGGTGGTCTATTGGGGGCTCTATTCCTCGCTCCTCGTAGTCGCGGGAACCGATCTGAGTCATAAAATCATCCCAAATGCCATTACATTCCCAGGAATTGTACTCGGCCTGATCAGTGCAGGTACGATCCTGCCGCTGGGCCTTGTCAACGGCATCATCGGGTTGTTCGTTGGTGGGGGGATTCTCTGGTTGCTTGCTTGGGCCAGCCCATATCTTTTTGGTAAAGAGGGAATGGGTGGGGGAGATATTAAGCTGCTCGCTATGATCGGAGCGTTTATGGGGTGGAAGCCTGCCGTCATGACCATCATGCTGGGGTCATTTCTTGGATCGGTCGTCGGGGTGACCCTCATCGCTTCAAAGATAATTAGACGGGAAGACTATATCCCCTTTGGACCGTTTCTTGTTTGTGGCGCGCTGGTTTCCCTCTTCTTTGGGCAGTCACTCCTTGATTGGTACCAGAGCCTATTGGCAGGATAA
- the cimA gene encoding citramalate synthase, translating into MASYTKRSRTSRVVREQAPVAVKSPSVEQTAKLEIYDTTLRDGAQAEDVSFSAADKVLIAQKLDSLGVHFIEGGWPGANPKDIEFFRMIKTIPLKRADVIAFGSTRKASNTVRKDPNLQALLGADTKIITLFGKTWSLHVTDALGISLHKNLELIGDSIGYLRGKGRRVFYDAEHFFDGYKTNPDYALNTIRQAVQAGAERVILCDTNGGTMPWEIREICGVVQRECGVPLGIHAHNDCEMAVANSLVAIEMGIQQVQGTINGIGERCGNANLCSIIPNLELKMKRQALSNTLSHLKDVSGFVTEIANLMPNKHQPYVGDSAFAHKGGVHIHAVLKNSATYEHIDPARVGNRQRMLISDYGGRSGLLDKIEAYGIRLSKNHAKVDELVHTLKERESQGYQFEGAEGSFELLMRKAMGSHKSSFRLLGFRVIVEKKQEDGSLLSEATVMVKVGEVVEHTAAVGAGPVNALDHALRKALEKFYPQLREVKLLDYKVRVLAANRGTESKVRVLIESGDHKDKWGTVGVSENIIEATWQALVDSIEYKLLSKN; encoded by the coding sequence ATGGCTAGCTATACCAAACGATCACGTACTTCCCGCGTTGTCCGTGAACAGGCTCCGGTTGCTGTTAAAAGTCCGTCTGTCGAGCAGACGGCGAAATTAGAAATCTATGACACCACGTTGCGTGATGGCGCGCAGGCGGAGGATGTCAGTTTCTCCGCTGCAGACAAGGTGTTGATTGCACAGAAGTTGGATAGCCTGGGCGTGCATTTTATTGAAGGTGGATGGCCCGGCGCGAATCCAAAAGATATTGAATTCTTTCGGATGATCAAGACGATTCCGCTGAAACGTGCGGACGTCATCGCGTTCGGGTCGACCAGGAAAGCCAGCAATACGGTTCGCAAGGATCCGAATCTACAGGCGTTACTCGGTGCAGACACAAAGATTATCACGCTCTTTGGGAAGACCTGGTCGCTCCATGTGACCGACGCGCTCGGTATCTCCCTGCACAAAAACCTTGAGTTGATCGGTGACTCCATCGGCTATCTCCGAGGAAAAGGACGCCGTGTCTTCTACGATGCGGAGCATTTCTTCGATGGCTATAAGACCAATCCGGACTATGCGTTGAATACGATCAGGCAAGCGGTGCAAGCCGGTGCGGAGCGAGTGATTCTTTGTGACACCAACGGGGGCACGATGCCTTGGGAAATCCGTGAGATCTGCGGGGTCGTGCAGCGGGAATGCGGGGTGCCGCTCGGTATCCACGCACATAACGACTGTGAAATGGCCGTGGCGAATTCCCTTGTGGCGATCGAGATGGGCATTCAGCAGGTACAGGGGACGATCAATGGCATTGGAGAACGCTGTGGAAACGCCAACCTCTGCTCCATTATTCCGAATCTCGAGCTGAAAATGAAACGCCAGGCCCTGAGCAATACCCTGAGCCATCTCAAGGATGTATCCGGATTTGTCACGGAGATCGCCAATCTGATGCCCAATAAGCATCAGCCCTACGTCGGAGATTCCGCGTTCGCCCATAAAGGCGGGGTGCACATTCACGCAGTGTTGAAGAACTCGGCGACCTATGAACATATCGATCCGGCTCGTGTCGGCAATCGGCAGCGGATGTTGATCTCCGACTACGGAGGACGCAGCGGTCTGCTCGACAAAATCGAAGCCTATGGAATCAGGCTTTCGAAGAACCACGCCAAAGTTGATGAGCTGGTCCATACCCTGAAGGAACGAGAAAGTCAGGGCTATCAATTCGAAGGGGCCGAGGGCTCATTTGAGTTGTTGATGCGAAAGGCGATGGGGAGTCACAAGTCGTCATTTCGATTGCTTGGCTTTCGTGTGATCGTCGAGAAGAAGCAGGAGGATGGTTCCCTGCTCTCGGAGGCGACGGTGATGGTCAAGGTTGGGGAGGTGGTCGAGCACACGGCGGCGGTCGGGGCGGGGCCGGTCAATGCGTTGGATCATGCATTGCGCAAAGCCCTGGAGAAGTTCTATCCGCAGCTTCGAGAGGTGAAACTGCTCGACTACAAGGTCCGGGTGTTGGCGGCGAATCGTGGGACCGAATCAAAAGTGCGTGTCTTAATCGAGTCGGGCGATCACAAAGACAAATGGGGAACGGTGGGGGTCTCTGAAAATATCATTGAAGCGACGTGGCAGGCTCTCGTCGATAGTATCGAATATAAACTGCTGTCAAAAAACTAG
- a CDS encoding integration host factor subunit alpha, translating into MRKADIAEEIFKQVGISKNEAADIVEFVLNLLKSVLQKGESVKIAGFGNFVVRSKGARKGRNPRTGEEIGITPRRVVTFRPSQVFKKYVNS; encoded by the coding sequence ATGAGAAAGGCGGATATCGCTGAGGAAATTTTTAAGCAGGTTGGGATTTCAAAAAATGAAGCGGCTGATATCGTCGAGTTCGTGCTGAATCTCCTCAAGTCGGTACTGCAGAAGGGAGAATCGGTTAAAATCGCAGGGTTTGGCAATTTTGTCGTGCGGAGCAAAGGCGCCCGGAAGGGGCGCAACCCACGGACCGGAGAAGAGATTGGGATTACCCCCCGGCGAGTCGTTACATTTCGTCCGAGCCAGGTATTCAAGAAGTACGTCAATTCGTAA
- a CDS encoding MerR family transcriptional regulator produces the protein MGTEPRLGSKVFYKIGEVSRLTRLPSYVLRFWESQFTFLKPKKSRGNQRLYVQRDIETVLHIKRMLYEEGHTLEGVKRYWVRRGRAATRRLRPREIAKKLRGDLQVILKIIDSHSS, from the coding sequence ATGGGAACTGAGCCCAGGCTGGGCAGCAAGGTTTTCTACAAGATCGGCGAGGTGAGTCGGCTGACAAGGCTTCCCTCGTACGTACTCCGTTTCTGGGAATCTCAATTTACATTTTTAAAACCTAAGAAGAGTCGAGGTAATCAACGGCTGTACGTTCAACGCGATATCGAAACCGTCTTGCACATCAAGCGCATGCTGTATGAAGAAGGGCATACGCTTGAGGGCGTGAAGCGATATTGGGTCCGTCGTGGGAGGGCTGCTACCCGCCGTCTGAGGCCGAGGGAGATCGCCAAAAAGCTGAGAGGCGACCTCCAAGTCATTCTGAAGATCATCGATTCGCATTCATCATAA
- the cysS gene encoding cysteine--tRNA ligase encodes MLTLFNTLTGRQEVFQPIEPKKVRMYVCGVTVYDYCHIGHARSALVFDVLRRYLESCGYAVTFVKNFTDVDDKIIKRAQEQGVSCDAVTTKYIQAYHEDMGKLGIRVATEEPKATEHIADIIQLTERLVAKGLAYIVDGDVYFEVVKYPEYGRLSKRRLEDLQAGARVDVDERKRHPMDFALWKSSKPGEPSWESPWGPGRPGWHIECSAMSIRHLGETFDIHGGGMDLIFPHHENEIAQSCGATGREFARYWVHNGFVQINKEKMSKSLGNFFTIREIFEKSKWSAEVMGETLRYFLLSTHYHGPLDFSDQAVNEAKNALNGIYDLLLNRLDEPEEISVADEELREVIDRCRIAFQIAMDDDLNTSGAIASFHGFKSDINKLLVKGLSTAGRKIAGEEFRKLGATLGLFQLDRWEFSITAIPGTAHLTITTFAPTVLIKPAMTDAQIETKLAERIEAKKRKNFKQADGIREELRSLGIIIEDKPDGTSRWKR; translated from the coding sequence ATGCTTACACTCTTCAATACCCTGACCGGGCGACAAGAAGTATTCCAGCCGATAGAACCGAAGAAGGTCCGCATGTACGTCTGTGGTGTGACGGTCTATGACTATTGTCACATCGGCCATGCGCGCAGCGCCTTGGTCTTTGACGTGCTCCGTCGTTACCTGGAGTCTTGTGGCTACGCCGTGACTTTCGTGAAGAATTTCACGGATGTCGACGACAAGATCATTAAGAGAGCACAAGAACAGGGTGTTTCCTGTGACGCCGTTACGACCAAATACATTCAGGCGTATCACGAAGACATGGGTAAATTGGGAATCAGAGTTGCGACGGAAGAGCCAAAAGCTACGGAACATATTGCCGACATCATCCAGCTGACTGAGCGATTAGTCGCCAAAGGGTTGGCGTATATCGTGGACGGAGATGTGTATTTTGAAGTCGTGAAATATCCAGAATACGGACGACTGTCAAAACGACGACTTGAGGACTTACAAGCCGGTGCGCGGGTGGACGTGGATGAGCGGAAACGTCATCCGATGGATTTTGCCCTGTGGAAGAGTAGTAAGCCAGGTGAGCCGTCCTGGGAGAGTCCCTGGGGGCCCGGTCGTCCGGGGTGGCACATCGAATGTTCCGCCATGTCGATCCGTCATCTGGGGGAAACGTTCGATATTCATGGTGGTGGGATGGATCTTATTTTTCCACACCATGAGAATGAAATTGCTCAATCATGTGGCGCAACGGGAAGAGAGTTTGCACGCTATTGGGTGCACAACGGGTTCGTCCAGATCAACAAAGAGAAGATGTCCAAATCGCTGGGGAACTTCTTCACGATCCGTGAAATCTTTGAGAAGTCAAAGTGGTCGGCAGAAGTCATGGGCGAGACCCTGCGGTACTTTCTGCTGTCGACCCATTACCATGGGCCACTTGATTTCTCAGACCAAGCAGTGAACGAGGCGAAGAACGCACTGAATGGAATCTACGATCTTCTGCTAAACCGATTGGATGAACCGGAGGAAATTTCTGTAGCTGACGAAGAACTTAGGGAGGTGATTGATCGGTGCCGGATTGCCTTTCAAATAGCAATGGATGATGATCTGAACACCTCTGGTGCAATCGCCTCGTTTCATGGGTTTAAAAGCGATATCAATAAGCTCCTTGTTAAGGGGCTCTCGACGGCCGGACGCAAGATAGCCGGAGAAGAGTTCCGGAAACTTGGGGCGACGCTTGGACTATTTCAGTTGGATCGGTGGGAATTCAGCATCACCGCGATACCAGGCACCGCTCACCTTACTATTACAACCTTCGCACCAACTGTACTGATAAAACCTGCAATGACGGATGCTCAGATCGAGACGAAATTAGCCGAGCGCATCGAAGCCAAGAAACGAAAAAACTTTAAACAGGCCGATGGAATCAGAGAAGAACTCAGATCTCTAGGAATTATCATCGAGGACAAGCCCGATGGCACCAGCCGCTGGAAGCGCTAA
- a CDS encoding aspartate kinase, producing MALIVQKYGGTSVGTIERIQRVADRVEKTLRDGHQVVVVLSAMSGETDRLIKLAHEVTATPDDREMDMLLSTGERVTIALLAMELRGRGVDARSFTGRQVGIMTDSAHTKARIARVTSGRLREALDQGVVPVVAGFQGINERSDVTTLGRGGSDLSAVAVAAALKADRCIIFTDVDGVYTADPNIVPAAKRIDKISYEEMLEMASLGAKVLQTRSVEFAAKFNVPVEVNSSFKEGKGTLVTKEDTDMEAAAVAGVTGDRNQAKITIIGVPDKPGIAARIFGPVADANINVDMIIQNISQAALTDLSFTVPRADLKKAVPLIQGVAKDIEAKSVSVTEAIAKVSLIGVGMRSHSGVAAKMFNVLSHEGVNIMMISTSEIKISCVIDEKYLELAMRSLHSAFGLDQVRS from the coding sequence GTGGCACTGATCGTCCAGAAATACGGCGGCACGTCGGTCGGGACAATCGAGCGTATCCAACGGGTGGCCGATCGTGTCGAAAAAACACTTCGAGACGGCCATCAAGTTGTCGTCGTGCTCTCCGCGATGAGCGGTGAAACAGATCGCCTCATTAAACTCGCCCACGAAGTGACCGCGACTCCGGATGATCGGGAGATGGACATGCTGCTCTCCACCGGCGAGCGCGTCACCATCGCCCTGTTGGCGATGGAGTTACGTGGGAGAGGTGTTGATGCGCGCTCGTTTACAGGCCGGCAGGTAGGCATCATGACTGACAGCGCCCATACGAAGGCGCGTATCGCACGCGTGACGTCCGGACGGCTCCGCGAGGCCCTGGATCAAGGGGTGGTGCCGGTTGTGGCGGGGTTTCAAGGCATCAACGAACGGTCGGATGTGACGACGCTGGGGCGAGGTGGGTCCGATCTTTCCGCAGTTGCGGTGGCGGCAGCACTCAAAGCCGATCGCTGCATTATCTTTACCGATGTCGACGGGGTCTACACCGCCGATCCCAATATTGTCCCGGCGGCGAAGCGCATCGACAAGATTTCCTATGAAGAGATGCTCGAAATGGCGAGTCTTGGCGCCAAAGTGCTGCAGACTCGATCGGTGGAATTCGCGGCGAAGTTCAACGTGCCGGTCGAAGTGAATTCCAGCTTCAAAGAAGGAAAGGGAACGCTCGTGACGAAGGAAGATACGGATATGGAAGCGGCGGCGGTTGCCGGAGTCACGGGTGACCGGAACCAGGCAAAGATCACGATTATCGGTGTCCCGGATAAGCCGGGCATTGCCGCTCGGATCTTCGGGCCTGTGGCCGATGCCAACATCAATGTCGATATGATCATTCAGAACATCAGCCAAGCAGCCTTGACGGACCTCTCCTTTACCGTCCCCCGGGCGGACCTCAAAAAAGCCGTGCCCCTCATCCAAGGCGTGGCGAAGGATATCGAGGCCAAATCGGTCTCCGTCACCGAAGCCATTGCGAAGGTTTCGCTTATCGGCGTAGGCATGCGGTCGCATTCCGGCGTGGCAGCCAAGATGTTCAACGTGCTGTCGCACGAGGGGGTCAACATCATGATGATCAGTACGTCGGAGATCAAAATCTCTTGCGTGATCGATGAGAAGTACCTCGAACTGGCCATGCGCTCCCTCCATTCAGCATTCGGTCTTGACCAAGTGCGGTCCTGA
- the surE gene encoding 5'/3'-nucleotidase SurE produces the protein MRILVTNDDGIQSPGLTALAQALAAIGEVWVVAPDRERTAVAHAVTLHKPLRVHRVAPRTYTVNGTPVDCVNLALLKVMPKPPAIVVSGINKGVNLGDDVMYSGTVSAAMEGTILGVPSLAVSQEGQGAFRFNIGATYATRVARLVLAQGLPDETLLNVNIPDRAQSKIRGVRITCLSRRRFHNPIIEKVDPHGRAYYWIAGKRVSWSRSKDADHEALEDGYVSITPILLDTTNHAVVDHFRAWEPVIARSAGKGSVQASFRRSAKAVGK, from the coding sequence ATGCGTATCCTAGTGACCAACGACGACGGCATCCAGTCCCCTGGGCTTACAGCCTTGGCACAAGCCTTGGCGGCCATTGGGGAGGTGTGGGTTGTGGCTCCGGATCGGGAGCGCACAGCCGTCGCTCACGCCGTAACCCTACATAAGCCATTACGTGTTCATCGCGTGGCGCCGCGGACCTATACGGTCAACGGGACGCCGGTCGACTGTGTGAATCTGGCCCTGCTCAAGGTCATGCCCAAACCTCCGGCCATCGTCGTATCTGGCATCAACAAAGGTGTCAACCTTGGCGACGATGTCATGTACTCGGGGACGGTATCAGCGGCGATGGAAGGCACCATTCTTGGTGTACCTTCTCTTGCCGTTTCGCAGGAAGGGCAGGGGGCATTTCGCTTCAATATCGGCGCAACCTATGCCACTCGAGTTGCCAGACTTGTGCTGGCCCAAGGTCTTCCCGACGAAACCCTCTTGAACGTCAACATCCCGGATCGGGCTCAGTCCAAGATTCGAGGAGTACGGATTACCTGTCTGAGCCGACGACGGTTCCACAATCCAATCATCGAAAAAGTCGATCCTCATGGTCGAGCCTACTATTGGATTGCCGGGAAGCGGGTCTCGTGGAGTCGTAGTAAGGATGCGGATCACGAGGCGCTTGAAGACGGATACGTGTCCATTACACCAATCCTCTTGGATACTACCAACCATGCAGTGGTGGATCACTTCAGAGCATGGGAACCCGTTATTGCGCGAAGTGCCGGCAAAGGGTCTGTCCAAGCGTCCTTCCGCCGTTCGGCTAAGGCGGTGGGGAAATGA
- a CDS encoding LuxR C-terminal-related transcriptional regulator: MAKIAAKTRPRKSLADLQPPPRPRRPESLTSREQEILELIWAGFKNKEIGQRLKISVKTVEAHRANMMKKLRVSNTAQLLKTAIQGGSLRVR; the protein is encoded by the coding sequence ATGGCGAAGATAGCTGCAAAGACTCGTCCTCGGAAATCCCTTGCTGATCTTCAACCTCCGCCCCGTCCCCGCCGACCGGAATCCCTGACCTCACGAGAGCAGGAAATTCTTGAGTTGATTTGGGCTGGGTTCAAGAATAAAGAAATCGGTCAGCGCTTGAAGATCAGCGTCAAGACCGTAGAAGCCCACCGTGCCAATATGATGAAGAAGTTGCGCGTGTCGAATACGGCTCAACTGCTAAAGACCGCTATCCAGGGAGGGTCGCTCCGAGTCCGTTGA
- the thrC gene encoding threonine synthase, giving the protein MNRWRGIIEEYRKFLPVTEKTPVISLGEGNTPLIRAARLAKAIAPGIELYLKFEGVNPTGSFKDRGMTFAISKAVESGVRAVMCASTGNTSASAAAYGARAGLSVYVLIPAGKIAMGKLSQAMMHQATVIQIEGNFDQALTLVKDLSTSLHIELVNSVNPYRIEGQKTAAFEVCDQLGDAPAIHVLPVGNAGNITAYWKGYKEYRAASQTTRLPRMMGFQAAGAAPIVLGKVVEQPQTIATAIRIGNPASWSSALNAVQESSGAIDMVTDDEILQAYTVVAATEGVFCEPASAASVAGVAKLHRHKALREGDTVVCTLTGHGLKDADTAISVSKQPLTVKATREDVARLLNV; this is encoded by the coding sequence TCCAGTCATCAGCTTGGGCGAGGGAAATACCCCACTGATTCGTGCTGCACGACTGGCCAAGGCGATTGCGCCTGGGATTGAACTCTATCTCAAGTTCGAAGGGGTCAATCCTACCGGATCATTTAAAGACCGGGGGATGACCTTTGCCATTTCGAAAGCGGTGGAGAGTGGTGTGCGGGCGGTCATGTGCGCGTCAACGGGGAATACGTCAGCGTCCGCCGCCGCCTATGGAGCTCGAGCCGGATTGTCGGTGTATGTGTTGATTCCAGCCGGCAAGATCGCAATGGGCAAATTGTCTCAAGCCATGATGCATCAGGCGACGGTCATTCAGATAGAAGGAAACTTTGATCAGGCCCTCACCCTCGTCAAAGACCTATCAACCTCACTTCATATCGAACTCGTGAACTCCGTGAATCCGTACAGGATTGAAGGGCAGAAGACCGCAGCGTTTGAGGTCTGCGATCAACTCGGCGATGCTCCGGCCATCCACGTCTTGCCGGTGGGAAATGCCGGAAATATCACAGCGTATTGGAAGGGCTACAAGGAGTATCGTGCCGCCAGTCAGACCACACGGCTGCCCCGCATGATGGGGTTTCAAGCGGCAGGTGCGGCCCCCATCGTATTGGGGAAGGTTGTCGAACAACCACAAACCATTGCAACCGCCATTCGGATCGGCAACCCTGCGAGTTGGTCCTCGGCTTTGAACGCGGTGCAAGAGTCATCCGGCGCGATCGATATGGTGACAGACGACGAAATTCTTCAGGCCTATACAGTGGTGGCTGCCACGGAAGGGGTCTTTTGCGAGCCGGCCTCGGCCGCCTCCGTGGCCGGCGTGGCCAAGCTTCATCGTCACAAGGCTCTGCGGGAAGGTGACACGGTGGTATGTACTCTGACAGGACATGGCCTGAAGGATGCCGATACCGCCATTTCTGTGTCCAAACAACCACTGACGGTCAAGGCGACGCGCGAGGATGTCGCTCGATTATTGAACGTGTGA
- a CDS encoding DedA family protein, which yields MIGSLIESIIGELSRFIIACISRFGYGGILFTMAVESACIPLPSEIIMPFSGYLVMTGEFTIWGVTLAGAVGNVLGSIVAYYVGVWGGRPFAERFGPYFLVSHHDLDVADRWFAKYGEAAVFFGRMLPVVRTFISLPAGIARMNFPRFVVFTFVGALPWCYLLAYIGLRMGEQWEHLRDYFHQFDIVIGLVLAVAIGYFLWSHWPRRRTSPGA from the coding sequence ATGATCGGAAGCTTGATTGAGTCGATTATTGGTGAACTGAGCCGATTCATCATCGCCTGCATTTCGAGGTTTGGGTATGGAGGGATTCTCTTTACGATGGCGGTTGAGAGTGCCTGCATTCCTCTCCCGAGCGAAATCATCATGCCTTTCTCCGGGTACCTCGTTATGACCGGGGAGTTTACGATATGGGGTGTAACCCTGGCTGGTGCAGTCGGCAATGTGCTTGGCTCGATAGTCGCTTACTATGTGGGAGTGTGGGGAGGGCGACCGTTCGCGGAACGCTTTGGCCCCTATTTCTTGGTCTCTCACCATGATCTCGATGTCGCCGATCGGTGGTTTGCCAAATATGGAGAGGCGGCCGTGTTTTTCGGAAGAATGCTTCCCGTGGTGCGCACCTTCATTTCCCTCCCGGCCGGCATCGCGAGGATGAATTTCCCGCGCTTCGTCGTCTTCACCTTTGTCGGAGCCTTGCCGTGGTGCTATCTCTTGGCATACATCGGGCTTCGGATGGGCGAACAGTGGGAACATCTGCGAGACTACTTTCATCAATTTGACATCGTCATTGGGCTCGTCCTCGCCGTCGCGATCGGCTACTTCCTCTGGTCGCACTGGCCGAGACGACGAACAAGTCCTGGGGCATAA
- the apgM gene encoding 2,3-bisphosphoglycerate-independent phosphoglycerate mutase: MKYVIVHAGGMADHPQAELNGRTPLQAAATPHLDQLTQTGELGQLIIPSEGIRHGGGLLGAAILGYDPKKYYQGPGPLEAASLGVSVTEHDVVYRCTMVTLRADGGKGAEIKKLGPNVIMDDATAGLIETEEARELLEAINEQLGSETIQFYPGAGHRHLMVWVNGKSRALCHDPQSFLGQSIVDALPTGDGADILRKLMDAAHVIMRDHPVNDERIAEGKKAANCVWLWGEGRAVMWPSLTEKYDIAGAVVATSDVYRGVGICAGLEAVDPERLADGDLRTRATVALAEFAKKDFVYVHARLTDEIMHGTDIKAKVRGIEEFDRHLVGPLVEGLAKQGPFRFLVVCEHGRGVNGQPFYAFGEGGQQVAGSAGRRFTEIDAQAADMPARDATKFVNKFFSKS; this comes from the coding sequence ATGAAATATGTGATCGTGCATGCTGGTGGGATGGCGGACCATCCACAAGCAGAACTCAATGGGCGAACACCACTGCAGGCGGCCGCCACTCCTCATCTCGATCAGCTCACTCAAACGGGAGAGCTCGGTCAGCTGATCATTCCAAGCGAGGGGATTCGGCATGGAGGTGGATTGCTCGGGGCGGCCATTCTCGGCTATGACCCGAAGAAATACTATCAAGGTCCCGGGCCGCTGGAAGCGGCAAGCCTGGGTGTCTCGGTGACGGAACATGACGTGGTCTATCGCTGCACGATGGTCACGCTGCGAGCCGATGGTGGAAAGGGCGCAGAGATTAAGAAATTAGGGCCGAATGTGATCATGGACGATGCGACAGCCGGCTTAATCGAAACTGAAGAGGCCCGCGAATTGCTCGAGGCGATCAACGAGCAACTCGGTTCCGAAACCATTCAGTTCTATCCGGGCGCCGGTCATCGCCATCTCATGGTCTGGGTCAATGGCAAGTCGCGAGCGCTCTGTCACGATCCGCAGTCCTTCCTTGGTCAATCCATTGTCGATGCTCTGCCCACGGGCGACGGTGCAGACATTCTCCGCAAGCTCATGGATGCGGCGCATGTGATCATGCGCGATCATCCGGTCAACGATGAGCGGATTGCCGAGGGAAAGAAAGCGGCAAATTGTGTGTGGCTGTGGGGTGAGGGACGAGCCGTCATGTGGCCGAGCCTCACCGAAAAGTACGACATTGCCGGGGCCGTCGTGGCGACCAGCGATGTCTACCGCGGCGTCGGGATCTGTGCCGGCCTTGAGGCAGTCGATCCGGAACGACTGGCCGACGGCGATCTGCGCACCAGGGCTACTGTGGCGCTCGCAGAATTTGCCAAGAAAGATTTTGTGTATGTTCACGCTCGATTGACGGACGAGATCATGCACGGCACTGATATCAAAGCAAAGGTGCGTGGCATCGAAGAGTTCGACCGTCATTTGGTTGGTCCGCTTGTTGAGGGCCTGGCCAAACAAGGGCCCTTTCGGTTCCTGGTCGTGTGCGAGCACGGACGAGGGGTCAACGGCCAACCCTTTTATGCGTTCGGCGAGGGAGGCCAGCAAGTTGCCGGATCAGCCGGCCGTCGATTCACTGAGATAGATGCTCAGGCCGCCGATATGCCTGCTCGCGATGCCACAAAGTTCGTGAATAAGTTCTTCTCTAAAAGCTGA